GAAATCCAAAAACTTCTCAGCAATGAGGGTTTCATGACCGAGTATGACGAGGCAGGCAGCATCGGCAGAAGATACGCACGCGCTGACGAAGCAGGCATCGCGTTGGGTATAACGGTGGATTATGATACGCTAAGTGACCAGACCGTGACGATTCGTGACCGTGACTCTTGGATGCAGGTGCGCGCGCCAATTGAGGAGTTGCCAAAGCTGCTGAAGGAGTACTTTGAGGGCAAAATAAACTTCGAAAACTTGGGTATAGTCATTAAAGGTTAATTACTACCATTTTTTTATATCACTTTATACATAGTTTAGTTAGTGTTTAGGCGGTTAAGAGAGTGGTCCTTCCATCAGAAACAGAAGAGCGCGTGAAGCGTAGAGCATTGAACGCTTGTCAAGATAACCTTCGTAAAGTAGTAGATGTATCTAGAAAAATTCCTCAACTATCAGAATATTTTGCCAGCGGAGACCGCGAATCCGCCAAACGATTACTTAGCGAAATCAGAGCAGGAGAAGAAGAAGTCATCAAAGCACGCCGCATGGTCAGCCAAGAGCTCGCATCCATCGGCGCAATCCTAAGCAGCCGAGAAGACTTCCTACGGTTCACTAATCAATCCAGCGAAATCGCCGACTTCTCCGAAGGTATAGCCTTTTACCTTGTCGAAATCATGGAGCACAACTGGGTTATCTCCTCAGACATAAAAAAAGACCTTCTCAAACTCTCCGTTGCCGTGCTCGACAGCGTACTAAAACTACGCGAAACCATGATGGTACTCAACTACGGCTCACAAAAAACCCTAGAAAAAGCCAAGGAAGTA
The Candidatus Bathyarchaeota archaeon genome window above contains:
- a CDS encoding DUF47 family protein yields the protein MVLPSETEERVKRRALNACQDNLRKVVDVSRKIPQLSEYFASGDRESAKRLLSEIRAGEEEVIKARRMVSQELASIGAILSSREDFLRFTNQSSEIADFSEGIAFYLVEIMEHNWVISSDIKKDLLKLSVAVLDSVLKLRETMMVLNYGSQKTLEKAKEVEIAERIVDDQYRQLTIKALTSKLDTPALLLLREALQLMENSADKAEDAADTARMISFIM